The genomic window TCGACAGCTGGGGCGAAACGTTCGAGCGCGCCTACCATAAAGCCGAGGCCGAGGGTCTGGCCGTGAAAACGGTGAAGGCGCGCGAACTGTATGCACGCATGCTGCGCACGCTGGCGCAGACCGGCAACGGCTGGATCACCTTCAAGGATCGCAGCAACGCCACCAGCAACCAGACCGCCAAGGCCGAGAACGTCATCCACCTCTCGAACCTGTGCACTGAGATCCTGGAAGTCACCAACGCCGGTGAAACGGCCGTGTGCAACCTGGGTTCGATCAACCTGGCACGCCACGTGGTGGACGGTGCGTTCGACTTCGCCAAGCTCGCTTCGACGGTGCGTACTGCCGTGCGCCAGCTCGACCGCGTGATCGATCTCAACTTCTATCCGATCGACACCGCAGCCACCGCCAACCGCAAATGGCGTCCGGTCGGCCTAGGCGTGATGGGCATGCAGGACGTGTTCTTCAAGCTGCGCCTGCCATTCGACTCAGCCGAAGCGCTGGAATTGTCCACGCGCATCGCCGAAGAGATCTACTTCAACGCACTGTCGCAGTCGAATGCGCTGGCCGAACAGCACGGCGCACATCCTGGTTTTGCCGAAAGCCGCGCTGCAAATGGCGAACTGCAATTTGACTACTGGTCGAATGCCAAAACCAACGACACCGCACGCTGGGACGCATTGCGCGAAGCCATCAAGACCAAGGGCCTGCGCAACTCGCTGCTGATCGCCATCGCACCGACCGCCACCATCGCTTCGATTGCCGGCTGCTACGAATGCATCGAGCCGCAAGTCAGCAATCTGTTCAAGCGCGAAACCCTCTCAGGCGACTTCCTGGTGGTGAACCGCTACCTGGTGGACGAACTGAAGACGCTGGGTCTGTGGACGTCGGAAATCCGTGACGCGATCAAGCTGGCGGAAGGCTCGATCCAGGGCATCACCGCCATTCCGGAACGTTTGCGCGCGATCTATCGCACCGTGTGGGAGCTGCCGCAGAAAGCGCTGATCGATCTGGCTGCCGCACGCGGCGCATACATCGACCAGAGCCAGTCACTGAACCTGTTCATGGAAAATCCGAACATCGGTCAGTTGAGCTCGATGTACATGTATGCGTGGAAGTCCGGCGTGAAGACCACGTATTACCTGCGCTCGCGTCCGGCGACGAAGATTGCCAAGACGACGGTGACCGCGGCGGCTGTAGCCGCGCCCGTTGCCGATGCGCAGGAAGCGGCCACTGCTGCCGTGTTCTGCTCATTGGAGAATCCGGAATATTGCGAGGCCTGCCAGTGACCACAACCCGTCGCCCCGGCGCAGGCCGGGGCCCAGCGACTTTGAAGTACAAGATAGTCAAAGACACTGGGTCCCGGCCTTCGCCGGGACGACGGATGGTAGTTAGAGGAGAGTTGGAAAGAGATCACGCCAGTAAGGATTAGCGTTTTCTATCAAACGCAACTTCCAGCCCCGATGCCATCGCTTCAACAATTTTTCTCGTCTGATTGCCGACTCCATCGTGTCATGCAGCTCATACCAGACAAGGCAATGCGCGCCATGACATCTGGTAAATCCGTGAATTAAACCATTCCGATGTTGCCAGACCCGTTGAACAAGATCGGACGTAACCCCTACATACAATGTTCCATTTCGCTTGCTTGCAAGCATATATACGCAGGGTTGTCGTGAACGCATGCTACTGATCAGGGAAAATACCAAGCCCGATCATCGCCGCCTGAAGCGAGACAGCAAATCGCTCCGCGCCCTCCATACCCGTCGTCCCGGCGAAGGCCGGGACCCAGCGACTCCCTACACGCTATAAATCGAGGACCTCATGTCCGACACATCAAAAGCTCACCACATCCTCGAGCCCGGCTTCGAACTCACCTTGCGCCCGATGCGCTATCCCGAGTTCTACGAGATGTACCGCAACGCCATCAAGAACACCTGGACGGTGGAAGAGGTCGATTTCTCGCTGGACGTCACCGACCTGAAGTCGAAGATGACCGATGCGGATCGCCACTTGATTCACCGCCTGGTCGCATTCTTCGCCACCGGTGACACCATCGTGGCGAACAACCTGGTGCTGAATCTGTATCAGCACATCAACGCGCCCGAAGCGCGCATGTATCTGTCGCGCCAGCTGTACGAGGAAGCGCTGCATGTGCAGTTCTATCTCACGCTGCTGGACACCTACATTCCCGATCCGAACGAGCGCAACAAAGCCTTCGCCGCAATTGAGAGCATTCCCTCGATCAAGCAGAAGGGTGCGTTCTGCTTCAAGTGGATCGACTCCATCCAGGATGTGCAGCGACTGGAAACGCGCGAACAGCGCCGGCAGTTCCTGCTCAACCTGATCTGCTTTGCGGCTTGCATCGAAGGCTTGTTCTTCTTTGCTGCGTTCGCCTACGTGTACTTCCTTCGTTCTCGCGGCCTGCTGCATGGCTTGGCATCCGGCACTAACTGGGTGTTCCGCGATGAGTCGGGTCACATGGCGTTTGCGTTCGAAGTGGTACGCAAGGTGCGCGCGCAAGAGCCGGATCTGTTCGACGAAGACATGCGCATACAGGTTGAAGCCATGCTGGAAGAAGCCATCGCCTGCGAAACGCAGTTTGCCGAAGACGTGCTTTCCGGCGGTGTTGCTGGCCTGTCGGTGAAGGACATGCGCCAGTATCTGGAATACTGCGCGGACCAGCGCCTGACCCAGCTTGATCTGCCGAAGAAGTACGGCGCGAAGAACCCCTTCGACTTCATGGATCTGCAGGACGTGCAGGAAGTGACCAACTTCTTCGAAAGACGTGTCTCGGCGTACCAGGTCGGCGTACAGGGCGAGGTTGCGTTCGACATGACGTTCTGACGATCATTGCTCGCATGGATTCGCCGCATATTGTTCTTACCGACACACCGGAAACCAGCGAACTGGCGGCGATCCGCCGCGGGCTTGACGCGTTCAACCTCGCGGCGAGCGGCATCGACGATCAGCGTCCGATCGCCTTGCTGGTCAAGGATCCCGCCACGCAAGAAGTGCTTGGCGGACTGAACGGGCGTACATCGCGCGGCGTGCTGTTTGTCGATGTATTTTTCCTGCCCGAGTCCATGCGTGGCCACGGTCTGGGTAGCAAGCTGTTGCAGATGGCGGAAGAAGAAGGCCGCCGTCGCGGTTGCCGCATCGGCCTGCTGCACACCAACGATTTCCAGGCGCCGGCGTTTTACACGAAACACGGCTGGCGCGAGTACGGCAACTTTCCCAGCGATCCACCGGGAAGCCGTCGTATCTTCTTCACCAAAGATCTCACTGCTTCATCAAGCGAATCGTCATCAGCATGAGCATGCCCCACATCGTTGTCACGGATGCGCCGGAAGTTACCGACATCGCTGTGATCTCCGACGGCCTCGATCAATTCAACGTCGACATCAGCGGCATCGCAGATCGGCGTCCGCTGGCCGTGCTGGTAAAAGATCCTGAAACGCGCAAGACATTGGGTGGCGTCACCGGCCGCACCTCTTTGGGCCTGCTGTTTCTCGACGTTTTCTTCCTTCCTGAAGCCATGCGCGGATCGGGCATCGGCAGCCAGGTCTTGCAGATGGCGGAAGCGGAGGGACGCCGGCGCGGTTGCCGTGCAGCGGTGCTTTACACCATCAGTTTCCAGGCGCCGGAGTTCTACAAGAAACACGGCTGGCGCGAATTCGGCGCCATTCCCTGTGATCCACCAGGCACCAGCCGAATTTTTCTTACCAAGGATCTGCTGCCGTCAGCGTAGGCGTCCCGCACCGTGGCACGTCAACGTGCGGGTTCCACCCGAATCTGATAGTTCCACTGGCCAAACATCGTTGGCGGGGAAACGACCTTCACCAGCACACTGTCATCGCCCGTATAGCCCTTTTCAGGCGTGTAGAACAGAGCCAGCGACTTGCTCTTCTGTTTGTTGCAGGGGGACCGCAGATTTGTGCTTGAGTAGTTGGAATAATCCTCAATCACTTTGAATTGAGCCACGCCATGCGCCGGTGGCTTCAGAATCGTTCCTTCAGGAATGTTGTTGATGCTGCAATCGACATTGAGGTTGTACCAATGTCCAGCATAGATCTGCTGTCCCGCATAGGAGACGCGATACATGACCTGCGGCTTCGAGGCAACTTCAGAAGCGGTCTTGACGGATTCGGGCGTCTGACAAGCCGCAAGGAAACACACGCCAAGCAACACCAGGAAACGGACGGCTCTACGCATTTCACTCCCCTGTGACCTATGCGGCGCTCGATGGCGATCCTAATAAAGACAACAGGGCCTTTGCCAAGGCCACTGGATTTGCACATTAAATTTTGAGGCATCACCTCGTCAAGCTAACCAACTGGCTTGCTGGCTCCACTTGCCAAGACAGCGGTATGCCCGACGAAAACGCCCGGAACCAAGCGGTCCCGGGCGTTTCATTTGACACCGTCAGGCAGCGACTTACGTCCAGCTGTTGTCGTCGTCGAAACCACCGCCGTCGAAGTTGGCATCGTCAAAACCGGTAGACGAAAAATCTCCGCCGCCGTTATTGGAAAGATTGCCGTCGTCGAAGAAGTTGTTCTCCGTAACGTTCTCGATCACTTCCGGCTGACCGCCGCCGAAGAAGCCACCACCGCGGTGGCCGCCGAGCAGATCTTCCAGTCCATTGAACAAGAACATGCCGCCCGCGACGCCCGCCGCCGTAGTAGCGGCGCTGGACAGGAAACTGGAACCCCCGCCCTGTGGCGCTGCCGGTGCACCACCAAACAGGCGCTCACGCCAACTTGGAGCCTGCGCCTGTTGCTGCGGCATGGGAGGAGGTGTGCCCCATGAGGACTGCTGGCCGCCAAGGAAGCTGCCGCCACCCTGCTGCCCGGCCAACTGCGCTTGCAGTTGCGAGATCTGGGCTTTGGCGGCATCCAGTGCGTGTTGCTGTAGCAGGCTGCGCTGAACCAGTAGATAAAGCGCATCGGGCTGGCCAGCCAGGCGCTGGCGGATCAACGCATCGGCCTGGGCGTCCTTGGCCACGCCGCCAACGGCGGCCAGGCGCTGAAGAAAATCGTCGAGAAGCAGTTGTTCCTGGGGATTCATGGGGTCTCCAATACGCGCTAAACAAACACCGGCGCGATGCCGGTTGTGTTGGAAATATGCACGACATATGTGACCTCAAGGGGCGCATCCAGTGCCGTGTGTGTTTCCGTGACGCTGATGTTCAGTTCATCTGAGTCGGTGCGAACGGGC from Dyella caseinilytica includes these protein-coding regions:
- a CDS encoding GNAT family N-acetyltransferase; this translates as MDSPHIVLTDTPETSELAAIRRGLDAFNLAASGIDDQRPIALLVKDPATQEVLGGLNGRTSRGVLFVDVFFLPESMRGHGLGSKLLQMAEEEGRRRGCRIGLLHTNDFQAPAFYTKHGWREYGNFPSDPPGSRRIFFTKDLTASSSESSSA
- a CDS encoding ribonucleotide-diphosphate reductase subunit beta — its product is MSDTSKAHHILEPGFELTLRPMRYPEFYEMYRNAIKNTWTVEEVDFSLDVTDLKSKMTDADRHLIHRLVAFFATGDTIVANNLVLNLYQHINAPEARMYLSRQLYEEALHVQFYLTLLDTYIPDPNERNKAFAAIESIPSIKQKGAFCFKWIDSIQDVQRLETREQRRQFLLNLICFAACIEGLFFFAAFAYVYFLRSRGLLHGLASGTNWVFRDESGHMAFAFEVVRKVRAQEPDLFDEDMRIQVEAMLEEAIACETQFAEDVLSGGVAGLSVKDMRQYLEYCADQRLTQLDLPKKYGAKNPFDFMDLQDVQEVTNFFERRVSAYQVGVQGEVAFDMTF
- a CDS encoding GIY-YIG nuclease family protein, which codes for MRSRQPCVYMLASKRNGTLYVGVTSDLVQRVWQHRNGLIHGFTRCHGAHCLVWYELHDTMESAIRREKLLKRWHRGWKLRLIENANPYWRDLFPTLL
- a CDS encoding ribonucleoside-diphosphate reductase subunit alpha, which gives rise to MSATAEAPFALTPPHNPGQMRVTKRNGGQEIVDVNKIVRAVTRSAEGLHAVDPLRVALKTIGGLYDGASTQELDQLSIRTSAALTAEEPEYGQLAARLLGAFIEKEVSGQEIQSFSQSIARGAELGIVNTRLRDFVSANSRKLNDAIDGLATRRFEYFGLRTVYDRYLLRHPQLRKVIETPQYFFMRIACALGGNEIAETLELYRLLSSLEYIASSPTLFNAGTAHEQLSSCFLLDSPQDSLESIYEKYGDVAKLSKFAGGIGLAYTRVRSRGSLIKGTNGHSNGLVPWLKTLDASVAAVNQGGKRKGAACVYLEPWHADIEEFLELRDNTGDEARRTHNLNLANWIPDEFMRRVEHDGNWSLFDPKVVPHFVDSWGETFERAYHKAEAEGLAVKTVKARELYARMLRTLAQTGNGWITFKDRSNATSNQTAKAENVIHLSNLCTEILEVTNAGETAVCNLGSINLARHVVDGAFDFAKLASTVRTAVRQLDRVIDLNFYPIDTAATANRKWRPVGLGVMGMQDVFFKLRLPFDSAEALELSTRIAEEIYFNALSQSNALAEQHGAHPGFAESRAANGELQFDYWSNAKTNDTARWDALREAIKTKGLRNSLLIAIAPTATIASIAGCYECIEPQVSNLFKRETLSGDFLVVNRYLVDELKTLGLWTSEIRDAIKLAEGSIQGITAIPERLRAIYRTVWELPQKALIDLAAARGAYIDQSQSLNLFMENPNIGQLSSMYMYAWKSGVKTTYYLRSRPATKIAKTTVTAAAVAAPVADAQEAATAAVFCSLENPEYCEACQ
- a CDS encoding DUF2076 domain-containing protein, giving the protein MNPQEQLLLDDFLQRLAAVGGVAKDAQADALIRQRLAGQPDALYLLVQRSLLQQHALDAAKAQISQLQAQLAGQQGGGSFLGGQQSSWGTPPPMPQQQAQAPSWRERLFGGAPAAPQGGGSSFLSSAATTAAGVAGGMFLFNGLEDLLGGHRGGGFFGGGQPEVIENVTENNFFDDGNLSNNGGGDFSSTGFDDANFDGGGFDDDNSWT
- a CDS encoding GNAT family N-acetyltransferase; this translates as MPHIVVTDAPEVTDIAVISDGLDQFNVDISGIADRRPLAVLVKDPETRKTLGGVTGRTSLGLLFLDVFFLPEAMRGSGIGSQVLQMAEAEGRRRGCRAAVLYTISFQAPEFYKKHGWREFGAIPCDPPGTSRIFLTKDLLPSA